A window from Kluyveromyces lactis strain NRRL Y-1140 chromosome E complete sequence encodes these proteins:
- the VPS55 gene encoding Vps55p (similar to uniprot|P47111 Saccharomyces cerevisiae YJR044C VPS55 Vacuolar Protein Sorting YJR044c), which produces MGVQVSPLTKIICLSGVLALGFLLIILSCALFHNYYPLFDVLIFLLAPLPNALFGKSDGFSSHGEFLNESGRNGEDFGHFMTGLLVSSGILLPIVFYHSNLINHESALMTVSGGLIIYLCIVFFTWFFNGSWDTEDDNLFGY; this is translated from the coding sequence ATGGGTGTACAAGTATCTCCTTTGACTAAGATCATTTGCCTTAGTGGCGTACTAGCATTAGGCTTTCTTTTGATTATATTGAGTTGCGCACTTTTCCACAACTATTATCCATTGTTTGACGTGTTAATATTCCTACTCGCTCCATTGCCTAATGCATTGTTTGGAAAGAGCGATGGGTTTTCATCACATGGCGAATTCTTGAATGAATCTGGCAGAAACGGCGAGGATTTCGGTCATTTTATGACCGGTTTGCTAGTATCTAGTGGAATTTTATTGCCAATTGTGTTCTACCACTCAAACTTGATTAACCACGAAAGTGCACTCATGACTGTTTCAGGTGGCCTTATCATATACCTGTGCATCGTTTTCTTTACATGGTTTTTCAATGGTTCGTGGGATACAGAGGATGATAATCTATTTGGTTATTAA